The Salvelinus alpinus chromosome 3, SLU_Salpinus.1, whole genome shotgun sequence genome segment acaaataaagaaaaatgcaACATAAAATGTAAACAATGTGTGTGGAATTTACTGGCAGTGATATAGCTAATGTaactagccaactaacgttacgCTATCCCCCTTAACGTTTCTCTTTCTGGCTCTCTTTCTGCAGACAGTAGCGTCTATCTCCAATTCACTTCCCCAAAACAATAACCAAACGCACAAAGTTGGAGCTACAACCACACAAAATCGTCAATAACATGACTCTCAATTTCAATAATTTAGCTTGCCGCtcaacgttaactagctagctagattgcGCTACTTAGCGAGCAGCTGATGCTAGCAgctgatgctagctagctaacgtaaatATCTCACTGACACTGGAACTGGCCTCTACCTACAGAAATTGTGGAACTAGCTATTCCGACTAGACATACCAACAAAAATAAGAATGTCTCCCAACTCACGCGTCCTTTGACTGAAGTGAATGACAGGTTATTATTGTGATTGTGTCCGTGTCTTTtggatagctagctaggtacctTTCTAGCTCCCAATTGTCAACAAGCAAGCACCTCTCTACAAAATTTGGCGCGGTATTTGCGTCATCGTGTAATTCATATGAGCGCCCCACAGGTTTTCGAAACAGCCTCTTCAAAGATTCTCAATGCCCTTGATTACCAGATGCCCAATGTTTAAATGGCAAAGTAAATAAACGTATGGGGTTTCCTGGAATGTCaagtattaaataaaaaaaatataaaaatcacattacagtgtgtttgtataAGGTAATGTACAACTTGGTAGCTTTCAAAATATAGTAGCTGTCTCTTTAATAAACTCAACTCACTTCTAAACCGGAACTAGAAGTTTGGAGTTCACAAAATACTTCCGTGTGAGCACATTCACAAAAAAAAGTCTCTGTACTCCTAATTAATCAAGTGTATTGATGTACTAGCTTCACCTGTATGTGGTATTATCTTAATATTTCATAAATGCTAATCTGAAAGAGTGGTCAATTAGCTAAGGTCGTGATAAACACCAACAAACAGAATGTCAAATTTCATCGCGTTGCAGACCCAGTTGGCCTCTGTCATGGAGACCCTTGTTCACGCGGCGGTGGCCGAACTGGGTAAACTTGTAGAGGACAGTTCTGTTTTCGTGTTCAGCCTGGAACTGACCCAGGGGCATAGCGAGGGTGAAGAATTATCGGCAAAACTGCAGACGGAGAGTCAGAATAAGATGGTAAGTCGCCATGAGTGAGAGAGGAAAGGCCTAGCAGCTGGCTAGGATACTGAAGCAAGCTAGTTAGCTTTTCCCTTAACACATATCAGTTGTCCAATAGGACATCATGTTTATTAACAGTTACAGGTGGCAGATACCATGGAAAGTGGCATGCATGAATACAATAGCCACCCTCAATCTATTCATGGTATGTTTTGAAATAATACATTGCTTATCGCTTTCATTTACAGACAGACTTTGCCACAATCATGGAGGTACTGGGCAATGAGGCATTGGGTAAAATAATGAAAATTGTGGATGATACAAAGTTTTTGATGGACTTTGAATCCAAGTCCTTCAAAGGCCATAGAGGGAAAAAAGCCAAACCACAAGCGAGCATCTTGAATATTCTGTCAGTTGGAGGAATGGGTAAGTAACagatgtttttatttctttatctgTTGCACTACAAGAATAACTAAAAAGTACTAGCTTCACCTGAAGAAGAATTACCTATTTATGCCTCACTTCTCTTTCATTGGTGCAGCGGAGGAACATTCTTATGGCGGAAGTGGTAAAACTGCGGAGCAAACTGTTTCAATGGAGGTAAGCTTTTTGCAGATTGCTTCAAGAGTCATGGAATTGTTATCAAATTTTATTTATCACATACGctgaaatacaacaggtgtaggccttacagtgaaatgcttacttacaagcccttaaccaacaatgcagtttgaagaaaaatacccccccaaaataataaaaaaaagtaacaaataattaaagagcagcagtaaaataacaatagcgaggctatatacaggggataccggtacagagtcaatgcgtgggggtaccggttagttgaggtaattggttaagagcccataaaacggcagccatcccctctggtGCCATTATCACAATGTAATTGTTTCTGCAAACACTTTGGCTGCTTTCAATAGGCAAACCGTTAAATGTTTCTAGTCTGTGTCCATTCTGTGCCATTTCTATAATATGATCCAATTATGCTCCTAATTTTCACACCTATTCAATCTGTTTGTGCTGGTAGTCTGCAGATGTGGAGGAAGTGGACACACCAGAATCTCCCCTTGTCTTGGCTGTTTCTGTCAAAGACGAGCATGGGCAAATAGACCTGGGGGCCATTGCAGAGAGTAAGCATAAAGCAAGTACTTGTGTCTTGACAGTACATAAGATCAGCCCATATCATAGTATTAACTGCCACCTGAGATTATATTTTTTCATGGCTGTTTTGTTCATGGACATGTTTTATGCATGTCTTACAGGAGCTGCCGATGATGCTTTTGCAGGAAACTCTTCTTCAGAGCACCAGTATGGTATGATTAGCGATGACCCCCTGGTGAACCCCACAGACATCCTATTGGAGACTTTGTTTGCCCAAAAGAAGCTCTTCATTTGCACCGAGTGTGGAAAAAGTTTCTCCACGCAGAGTAACCTCAAATCCCACCAGCGACTTCACACTGGCGAGAAACCGTTTGTGTGCATGTTCTGCAACAAAGCCTTTGCCCACAAACAGAGTTGTAATGATCACATCCGCACCCACACTGGTGAGAAGCCCTTCATATGTGGCGTGTGTGGGAAATGCTTCGGCAAGCAGGCGCACCTCAAGACCCATTCGATAATCCACACGGGCGAAAAGCCTTACAGCTGCACTGTGTGTGGCAAGAGCTTCAACCTGGCTCAAAATCTGTCAAGACACCAGCAAATTCACACGGGAGAGAAAATCTTTACCTGTTTACTGTGCGGGAAAGGCTTCACACGCGCTGTAACACTGAAGACCCATCAACTCATTCACACTGGACAAAAGCCCTTCAAGTGTATTCAGTGTGAGAAGAGTTTCCGTCACGCTGTCAATCTGAAGAACCACCAGCGGATTCATACAGGCGTCAGGCCATTTAGCTGTGACTTGTGTGGCAAGACATTCCGTCAATCAGTGAATCTTAAAATACACAAGCGCATCCACACTGGAGAGAGGCCATATATCTGCACAGAATGTGGCAAGACCTTCAGTCAGCAGAGTAGTCTCATGTCTCACGGACGCACCCACTCTAACGAGAGACCTTTCCAGTGTAGCTTCTGCGAGAAAAGATTCAACAACGCCAACAGTCTGAAGTTGCACCAGAGAAtccatacaggagagaagccgtACAGCTGTGAAATCTGTGGGAAGACCTTCAGTCAGGGCAGTCATCTCCGAACACACAAGAGGCATGTTCACGCAGGAGGGAAACAGTACATCTGTGATAAATGTGGGAAGAGGTATTCAGACAAGCGGAATCTTAAgatgcacaaatgtgtttatgcCTCAACCTAACATAGTGATGGGCAAACGGTTTCAATCTTTGAGAGGCTTTTGTTGTCGTTTGCATTGCTGTTAAAGAGAGCCTTGAAGCCTGGCACGTTAATCGCTAGAGGAACCCACTTCAACTTGATTTTAGCCTgagcaaaatgttttatttttattttttatgaaataGGATTTTCTGTCAGGAGCTAGGTGTTTTTGTTCCCATTTAAGCAATTATGAAAAGTAAACTAGTAAAACGCAGAAACCAAATATGCCTATGTTAAATAATGTAATGttagtgtatactgtatataatcatGCAACTTTTATAAGATAGGTTATTTAGCTTAAAtaagcatatagctaacattttACAGCCAGCGATGTATTGATATTATTTGGAAAAAGCCTGTAAAACTGAATCTGGAGTTTGGGCTATGAAAAAGCTGTAGGTTATGTATTATAACAGAACTGCTTGGCTGACTAGCCTGTACTTCCACAACATCAGTCAGATTTAATTTGTTTACCACATGTACTTGTTTCT includes the following:
- the LOC139570145 gene encoding gastrula zinc finger protein XlCGF26.1-like — translated: MSNFIALQTQLASVMETLVHAAVAELGKLVEDSSVFVFSLELTQGHSEGEELSAKLQTESQNKMTDFATIMEVLGNEALGKIMKIVDDTKFLMDFESKSFKGHRGKKAKPQASILNILSVGGMAEEHSYGGSGKTAEQTVSMESADVEEVDTPESPLVLAVSVKDEHGQIDLGAIAERAADDAFAGNSSSEHQYGMISDDPLVNPTDILLETLFAQKKLFICTECGKSFSTQSNLKSHQRLHTGEKPFVCMFCNKAFAHKQSCNDHIRTHTGEKPFICGVCGKCFGKQAHLKTHSIIHTGEKPYSCTVCGKSFNLAQNLSRHQQIHTGEKIFTCLLCGKGFTRAVTLKTHQLIHTGQKPFKCIQCEKSFRHAVNLKNHQRIHTGVRPFSCDLCGKTFRQSVNLKIHKRIHTGERPYICTECGKTFSQQSSLMSHGRTHSNERPFQCSFCEKRFNNANSLKLHQRIHTGEKPYSCEICGKTFSQGSHLRTHKRHVHAGGKQYICDKCGKRYSDKRNLKMHKCVYAST